A single region of the Peromyscus eremicus chromosome 16_21, PerEre_H2_v1, whole genome shotgun sequence genome encodes:
- the Gtf2h4 gene encoding general transcription factor IIH subunit 4 — translation MESTPARGGLNRAHLQCRNLQEFLGGLSPGVLDRLYGHPATCLAVFRELPSLAKNWVMRMLFLEQPLPQAAVALWVKKEFSKAQEESTGLLSGLRIWHTQLLPGGLQGLILNPIFRQNLRIALLGGGKAWSDDTSQLGPDKHARDVPSLDKYAEERWEVVLHFMVGSPSAAVSQDLAQLLSQAGLMKSAEPGEPPCITSAGFQFLLLDTSAQLWYFMLQYLQTAQSRGMDLVEILSFLFQLSFSTLGKDYSVEGMSDSLLNFLQHLREFGLVFQRKRKSRRYYPTRLAINLSSGVSGAGGTVHQPGFIVVETNYRLYAYTESELQIALIALFSEMLYRFPNMVVAQVTRESVQQAIASGITAQQIIHFLRTRAHPVMLKQTPVLPPTITDQIRLWELERDRLRFTEGVLYNQFLSQVDFELLLAHARELGVLVFENSAKRLMVVTPAGHSDVKRFWKRQKHSS, via the exons ATGGAGAGCACCCCTGCAAGGGGTGGACTGAACCGAGCACACCTGCAATGCAGGAATCTACAGGAGTTCTTAGGGGGCTTGAGCCCCGGGGTGCTGGACCGATTGTATGGGCACCCAGCCACTTGTCTGGCTGTCTTCAG GGAACTCCCTTCTTTGGCTAAGAATTGGGTGATGCGGATGCTTTTTCTGGAGCAGCCTCTGCCGCAGGCTGCGGTGGCCCTGTGGGTGAAGAAAGAGTTCAGCAA GGCTCAGGAGGAAAGTACAGGGCTGCTGAGTGGCCTCCGTATCTGGCATACCCAGCTGCTCCCTGGTGGACTCCAGGGCCTCATCCTCAACCCCATCTTCCGCCAGAACCTCCGAATTGCCCTTCTGGGTGG GGGCAAGGCCTGGTCTGATGACACCAGTCAGCTGGGACCAGACAAGCATGCCCGGGACGTCCCCTCACTTGACAAGTATGCTGAGGAGCGCTGGGAG GTGGTCTTGCACTTCATGGTGGGCTCCCCCAGTGCAGCTGTCAGCCAGGACCTGGCTCAGCTCCTCAGCCAGGCTGGACTTATGAAAAG CGCTGAACCCGGAGAGCCGCCCTGTATCACTTCTGCTGGCTTCCAGTTCCTGCTGCTGGACACGTCGGCCCAGCTCTGGTACTTCATGCTGCAGTATCTGCAGACAGCCCAG AGTCGGGGCATGGACCTAGTGgagattctctccttcctcttccagctCAGTTTCTCTACTCTGGGCAAG GACTACTCCGTAGAGGGTATGAGTGATTCTTTGTTGAATTTCCTGCAACACCTGCGTGAGTTCGGGCTTGTTTTCCAGAGGAAG AGGAAGTCCCGGCGTTACTACCCCACACGCCTGGCCATCAATCTCTCATCTGGTGTCTCTGGGGCTGGGGGCACTGTGCATCAGCCAGGCTTCATTGTCGTAGAAACCAATTACCGACTGTATGCCTACACGG AGTCGGAGCTGCAGATCGCCCTTATCGCCCTTTTCTCTGAGATGCTCTATCGGTTCCCCAacatggtggtggcacaggtgACCCGGGAGAGTGTGCAGCAGGCCATTGCCAGTGGCATCACAGCCCAACAG ATAATCCATTTCCTAAGGACACGGGCCCATCCAGTGATGCTCAAACAG ACTCCTGTGCTGCCTCCCACCATAACAGACCAGATTCGGCTGTGggagctggaaagggacagactTCGTTTCACTGAAG gcgtCCTGTATAACCAGTTCCTGTCGCAAGTGGACTTTGAACTGCTGCTGGCCCACGCGCGGGAGCTGGGCGTGCTGGTGTTCGAGAACTCCGCCAAGCGGCTGATGGTGGTGACGCCGGCCGGGCACAGCGACGTCAAGCGCTTTTGGAAGCGGCAGAAGCACAGCTCCTGA